The proteins below are encoded in one region of Synchiropus splendidus isolate RoL2022-P1 chromosome 13, RoL_Sspl_1.0, whole genome shotgun sequence:
- the atp6v1h gene encoding V-type proton ATPase subunit H isoform X3, producing MDIRGAVDAAVPTNIIAAKAAEVRTNPVNWQSYLQSQMISAEDCEFIKKFEFANSDDKQLILSKEGHQCAKTFLNLMAHISKEQTVQYILTLIDDTLQENHQRVIIFFDYAKKTRNTAWSYFLPMLNRQDLFTVHMAARIIAKLAAWGRDLMEGSDLNYYFNWIKSQLSSQNLHGTGHETVTGAGTISPSESSQYVQCVAGCLQLMLRVNEYRFAWVEADGVNCITAVLSNKCGFQLQYQMIFCVWLLAFSPQLCEQLRRYNVVPALSDILQESVKEKVTRIILAAFRNLLEKSAERETRQEYALAMIQCKVLKQLENLEQQKYDDEDITEDIKFLLERLGESVQDLSSFDEYSSELKSGRLEWSPVHKSEKFWRENAVRLNEKNYELLKILTRLLEVSDDPQVIAVAAHDVGEYVRHYPRGKRVIEQLGGKQLVMNHMHHEDQLVRYNALLAVQKLMVHNCYF from the exons ATGGACATCCGCGGGGCCGTGGACGCCGCTGTCCCCACCAACATCATCGCTGCCAAGGCAGCTGAGGTCCGAACCAACCCGGTCAACTGGCAGTCCTACCTGCA GAGTCAGATGATCTCAGCTGAGGACTGTGAGTTCATCAAGAAGTTTGAGTTTGCCAACTCTGATGACAAGCAGCTCATTCTGTCCAAGGAAGGACACCAG TGTGCAAAGACGTTTCTGAACCTGATGGCCCACATTTCCAAGGAGCAGACGGTCCAATACATCCTGACTCTCATCGATGATACACTGCAG GAGAACCATCAAAGGGTGATCATCTTCTTTGACTACGCCAAGAAGACGAGGAACACGGCCTGGTCCTACTTCCTGCCCATGCTGAATCGCCAGGACCTCTTCACTGTCCACATG GCTGCGAGGATCATTGCCAAGTTGGCCGCCTGGGGCCGCGATCTGATGGAGGGAAGTGATCTCAACTACTACTTCAACTGGATAAAAAGCCAGCTCAGCTCGCAG AACCTTCATGGTACAGGTCACGAAACGGTCACAGGAGCTGGAACTATTTCTCCCAGTGAA AGCTCCCAGTACGTCCAGTGTGTGGCCGGCTGCCTTCAGTTGATGCTGAGGGTCAACGAGTATCGCTTTGCCTGGGTGGAGGCGGACGGCGTGAACTG TATCACTGCCGTGCTGAGCAACAAGTGCGGCTTCCAGCTGCAGTACCAGATGATCTTCTGCGTTTGGCTCCTGGCCTTCAGCCCTCAGCTCTGTGAGCAGCTACGGCGCTACAATGTGGTGCCCGCCCTCTCTGACATTCTCCAGGAGTCGGTGAAGGAGAAGGTCACGCGGATCATTCTGGCCGCGTTCAGG AATCTCCTGGAGAAGTCAGCGGAGAGGGAGACTCGGCAGGAGTACGCTCTGGCCATGATCCAGTGCAAGGTGCTGAAGCAGCTGGAGAacctggagcagcagaagtACGACGACGAGGACATCACCGAGGACATCAAGTTCCTGCTGGAGAGACTCGGCGAGAGCGTGCAGGATCTCAG CTCCTTTGACGAGTACAGCTCGGAGCTGAAGTCCGGACGCCTGGAGTGGAGTCCGGTGCACAAGTCAGAGAAGTTCTGGCGGGAGAACGCCGTCCGACTGAACGAGAAGAACTACGAGCTCCTCAA GATTTTAACTCGCCTCCTAGAAGTTTCGGATGATCCTCAAGTCATCGCAGTGGCGGCGCACGATGTTGGAGAGTATGTGCGCCACTATCCACGAGGAAAACG GGTGATCGAGCAGCTCGGTGGGAAACAGTTGGTGATGAACCACATGCACCACGAGGACCAGCTGGTCCGTTACAACGCGCTGCTGGCCGTGCAGAAGCTCATGGTCCACAACTG CTACTTTTAA
- the atp6v1h gene encoding V-type proton ATPase subunit H isoform X1, with translation MDIRGAVDAAVPTNIIAAKAAEVRTNPVNWQSYLQSQMISAEDCEFIKKFEFANSDDKQLILSKEGHQCAKTFLNLMAHISKEQTVQYILTLIDDTLQENHQRVIIFFDYAKKTRNTAWSYFLPMLNRQDLFTVHMAARIIAKLAAWGRDLMEGSDLNYYFNWIKSQLSSQNLHGTGHETVTGAGTISPSESSQYVQCVAGCLQLMLRVNEYRFAWVEADGVNCITAVLSNKCGFQLQYQMIFCVWLLAFSPQLCEQLRRYNVVPALSDILQESVKEKVTRIILAAFRNLLEKSAERETRQEYALAMIQCKVLKQLENLEQQKYDDEDITEDIKFLLERLGESVQDLSSFDEYSSELKSGRLEWSPVHKSEKFWRENAVRLNEKNYELLKILTRLLEVSDDPQVIAVAAHDVGEYVRHYPRGKRVIEQLGGKQLVMNHMHHEDQLVRYNALLAVQKLMVHNWEYLGRQLQSTDQQQAPAVAARS, from the exons ATGGACATCCGCGGGGCCGTGGACGCCGCTGTCCCCACCAACATCATCGCTGCCAAGGCAGCTGAGGTCCGAACCAACCCGGTCAACTGGCAGTCCTACCTGCA GAGTCAGATGATCTCAGCTGAGGACTGTGAGTTCATCAAGAAGTTTGAGTTTGCCAACTCTGATGACAAGCAGCTCATTCTGTCCAAGGAAGGACACCAG TGTGCAAAGACGTTTCTGAACCTGATGGCCCACATTTCCAAGGAGCAGACGGTCCAATACATCCTGACTCTCATCGATGATACACTGCAG GAGAACCATCAAAGGGTGATCATCTTCTTTGACTACGCCAAGAAGACGAGGAACACGGCCTGGTCCTACTTCCTGCCCATGCTGAATCGCCAGGACCTCTTCACTGTCCACATG GCTGCGAGGATCATTGCCAAGTTGGCCGCCTGGGGCCGCGATCTGATGGAGGGAAGTGATCTCAACTACTACTTCAACTGGATAAAAAGCCAGCTCAGCTCGCAG AACCTTCATGGTACAGGTCACGAAACGGTCACAGGAGCTGGAACTATTTCTCCCAGTGAA AGCTCCCAGTACGTCCAGTGTGTGGCCGGCTGCCTTCAGTTGATGCTGAGGGTCAACGAGTATCGCTTTGCCTGGGTGGAGGCGGACGGCGTGAACTG TATCACTGCCGTGCTGAGCAACAAGTGCGGCTTCCAGCTGCAGTACCAGATGATCTTCTGCGTTTGGCTCCTGGCCTTCAGCCCTCAGCTCTGTGAGCAGCTACGGCGCTACAATGTGGTGCCCGCCCTCTCTGACATTCTCCAGGAGTCGGTGAAGGAGAAGGTCACGCGGATCATTCTGGCCGCGTTCAGG AATCTCCTGGAGAAGTCAGCGGAGAGGGAGACTCGGCAGGAGTACGCTCTGGCCATGATCCAGTGCAAGGTGCTGAAGCAGCTGGAGAacctggagcagcagaagtACGACGACGAGGACATCACCGAGGACATCAAGTTCCTGCTGGAGAGACTCGGCGAGAGCGTGCAGGATCTCAG CTCCTTTGACGAGTACAGCTCGGAGCTGAAGTCCGGACGCCTGGAGTGGAGTCCGGTGCACAAGTCAGAGAAGTTCTGGCGGGAGAACGCCGTCCGACTGAACGAGAAGAACTACGAGCTCCTCAA GATTTTAACTCGCCTCCTAGAAGTTTCGGATGATCCTCAAGTCATCGCAGTGGCGGCGCACGATGTTGGAGAGTATGTGCGCCACTATCCACGAGGAAAACG GGTGATCGAGCAGCTCGGTGGGAAACAGTTGGTGATGAACCACATGCACCACGAGGACCAGCTGGTCCGTTACAACGCGCTGCTGGCCGTGCAGAAGCTCATGGTCCACAACTG GGAGTACCTGGGGCGACAGCTGCAGTCCACTGACCAGCAGCAGGCCCCGGCCGTGGCCGCCCGGAGCtga
- the atp6v1h gene encoding V-type proton ATPase subunit H isoform X2: MDIRGAVDAAVPTNIIAAKAAEVRTNPVNWQSYLQSQMISAEDCEFIKKFEFANSDDKQLILSKEGHQCAKTFLNLMAHISKEQTVQYILTLIDDTLQENHQRVIIFFDYAKKTRNTAWSYFLPMLNRQDLFTVHMAARIIAKLAAWGRDLMEGSDLNYYFNWIKSQLSSQSSQYVQCVAGCLQLMLRVNEYRFAWVEADGVNCITAVLSNKCGFQLQYQMIFCVWLLAFSPQLCEQLRRYNVVPALSDILQESVKEKVTRIILAAFRNLLEKSAERETRQEYALAMIQCKVLKQLENLEQQKYDDEDITEDIKFLLERLGESVQDLSSFDEYSSELKSGRLEWSPVHKSEKFWRENAVRLNEKNYELLKILTRLLEVSDDPQVIAVAAHDVGEYVRHYPRGKRVIEQLGGKQLVMNHMHHEDQLVRYNALLAVQKLMVHNWEYLGRQLQSTDQQQAPAVAARS; encoded by the exons ATGGACATCCGCGGGGCCGTGGACGCCGCTGTCCCCACCAACATCATCGCTGCCAAGGCAGCTGAGGTCCGAACCAACCCGGTCAACTGGCAGTCCTACCTGCA GAGTCAGATGATCTCAGCTGAGGACTGTGAGTTCATCAAGAAGTTTGAGTTTGCCAACTCTGATGACAAGCAGCTCATTCTGTCCAAGGAAGGACACCAG TGTGCAAAGACGTTTCTGAACCTGATGGCCCACATTTCCAAGGAGCAGACGGTCCAATACATCCTGACTCTCATCGATGATACACTGCAG GAGAACCATCAAAGGGTGATCATCTTCTTTGACTACGCCAAGAAGACGAGGAACACGGCCTGGTCCTACTTCCTGCCCATGCTGAATCGCCAGGACCTCTTCACTGTCCACATG GCTGCGAGGATCATTGCCAAGTTGGCCGCCTGGGGCCGCGATCTGATGGAGGGAAGTGATCTCAACTACTACTTCAACTGGATAAAAAGCCAGCTCAGCTCGCAG AGCTCCCAGTACGTCCAGTGTGTGGCCGGCTGCCTTCAGTTGATGCTGAGGGTCAACGAGTATCGCTTTGCCTGGGTGGAGGCGGACGGCGTGAACTG TATCACTGCCGTGCTGAGCAACAAGTGCGGCTTCCAGCTGCAGTACCAGATGATCTTCTGCGTTTGGCTCCTGGCCTTCAGCCCTCAGCTCTGTGAGCAGCTACGGCGCTACAATGTGGTGCCCGCCCTCTCTGACATTCTCCAGGAGTCGGTGAAGGAGAAGGTCACGCGGATCATTCTGGCCGCGTTCAGG AATCTCCTGGAGAAGTCAGCGGAGAGGGAGACTCGGCAGGAGTACGCTCTGGCCATGATCCAGTGCAAGGTGCTGAAGCAGCTGGAGAacctggagcagcagaagtACGACGACGAGGACATCACCGAGGACATCAAGTTCCTGCTGGAGAGACTCGGCGAGAGCGTGCAGGATCTCAG CTCCTTTGACGAGTACAGCTCGGAGCTGAAGTCCGGACGCCTGGAGTGGAGTCCGGTGCACAAGTCAGAGAAGTTCTGGCGGGAGAACGCCGTCCGACTGAACGAGAAGAACTACGAGCTCCTCAA GATTTTAACTCGCCTCCTAGAAGTTTCGGATGATCCTCAAGTCATCGCAGTGGCGGCGCACGATGTTGGAGAGTATGTGCGCCACTATCCACGAGGAAAACG GGTGATCGAGCAGCTCGGTGGGAAACAGTTGGTGATGAACCACATGCACCACGAGGACCAGCTGGTCCGTTACAACGCGCTGCTGGCCGTGCAGAAGCTCATGGTCCACAACTG GGAGTACCTGGGGCGACAGCTGCAGTCCACTGACCAGCAGCAGGCCCCGGCCGTGGCCGCCCGGAGCtga